From the genome of Fretibacterium sp. OH1220_COT-178, one region includes:
- a CDS encoding tetratricopeptide repeat protein — MRGTLATLLFLLFVSGCAEANYEKGLEARRDGDYTEALNQWMLASDDPRCMTAIAVMYDYGEGVEQDEDKAAYWYHKAANKGNYRAMAQLANFSLSGVGGETRSPMVWRTKLEALQGKDPYVDYVLAFFYANAHGGERRLDDALSLLKPLVEQGFEPFVPLYRDIEQRIADRNAGVQEAGALALEMAQGEVSFDARWKDRRIVVSGYVSAVRRLNDYGYALKLGGPNPSLVPKDNLLAVFYAPSLANPLTGLNPGDYIKLDGVYLGRVPFALEPSALTLLGCNLVKALSRDIRF, encoded by the coding sequence CTCGGGGTGTGCGGAGGCCAATTACGAGAAGGGGCTCGAGGCCCGTCGGGACGGGGATTACACGGAGGCCCTGAATCAGTGGATGCTGGCCTCCGACGACCCGCGCTGCATGACCGCGATCGCCGTGATGTACGACTACGGCGAGGGCGTGGAGCAGGACGAGGACAAGGCCGCGTACTGGTATCACAAGGCGGCGAACAAGGGCAACTATCGGGCCATGGCGCAGCTGGCGAATTTCTCCCTCTCCGGCGTGGGGGGGGAGACGCGTTCTCCCATGGTGTGGCGCACCAAGCTCGAGGCGCTCCAAGGCAAGGACCCTTACGTGGATTACGTCCTGGCGTTTTTTTATGCCAACGCCCATGGCGGGGAGCGCCGGCTGGACGACGCGCTGTCGCTGCTCAAGCCCCTGGTCGAACAGGGATTCGAGCCCTTCGTCCCCCTCTATCGCGATATCGAACAGCGCATCGCGGATCGGAACGCGGGCGTTCAGGAGGCGGGCGCCCTGGCGCTGGAGATGGCCCAGGGAGAGGTGTCGTTCGACGCCCGGTGGAAGGACAGGCGTATCGTCGTCAGCGGTTACGTGAGTGCCGTGCGGAGGCTCAACGATTACGGCTACGCCCTCAAGTTGGGGGGGCCCAATCCCTCGCTCGTTCCGAAGGACAACCTGTTGGCGGTCTTCTACGCTCCCTCCCTGGCGAACCCCCTGACCGGCCTGAATCCCGGCGATTACATCAAGCTCGACGGGGTCTATCTGGGGAGGGTTCCGTTCGCGCTCGAGCCGAGTGCCTTGACGCTCCTCGGATGCAACCTCGTCAAGGCCCTTTCGCGCGACATACGGTTCTGA
- a CDS encoding ArnT family glycosyltransferase, with product MSLKSFCFRHKTVLLIALTLGYLYLRGIGDHGLLDPLEGIHASVGLNAAARGSSLMPEVGGVPYAGKSIGFWWLEALSLGFFGWGEFAVRLVPALSGLGMALASAMVLGRARPRGARLAAVLTGSMPLSFVASQLAAPHALYACLVTFALAAFVRAWEDRRHAVWAHAAAALAFIVQGPEGLLLPWLCLYLYSVLTDDSASLTGPLLYGPGVAVSALLVLGYVFLLYSKNPMILTLMGYRTPVFLPSLPLALPMLLAGTVPWTGILWQAVTESWPRNGEDLLNPEGPRLFLLLWAGIFLVFGVLMGDALALVACLPPLAALAGDRLDEWVEANEILRVQSSVALNILYIALFLVLGLPVLLFGLPPFLSDAWSSILMWAFFMALVALAGWYYARTRQLVKLMRNVSAVALMGLLPLAGAFDLVAERSSLHDEGTLLRGEMHRGDTLVQYAMNRPSLFFYTLRSSELINAPLVPGLLEQPTGSDTALHRLWGGKGRAFLLIESEQTLHAPLPQDVNVIHDGGRVLLLSNRKTPLNAGALHPVSADVPFR from the coding sequence TTGTCCTTGAAGTCGTTCTGTTTCCGCCACAAAACCGTTTTGCTGATCGCCCTGACCCTGGGATACCTGTATCTGCGGGGGATCGGCGATCACGGGCTTCTGGATCCTCTCGAGGGCATCCACGCCTCCGTGGGGCTGAATGCCGCGGCACGGGGGTCCTCCCTGATGCCCGAGGTGGGGGGCGTCCCCTACGCCGGGAAATCCATCGGGTTCTGGTGGCTCGAGGCGCTGTCCCTGGGATTCTTCGGGTGGGGGGAGTTTGCGGTTCGCCTCGTTCCTGCCCTCTCCGGGCTCGGCATGGCCCTCGCCTCCGCCATGGTCCTGGGAAGGGCCCGTCCTCGCGGGGCACGACTGGCCGCGGTGCTTACGGGGTCGATGCCCCTGAGCTTCGTCGCGTCCCAGCTGGCCGCGCCGCATGCCCTCTACGCCTGCCTCGTCACTTTCGCGCTGGCGGCGTTCGTCAGGGCCTGGGAGGATCGCCGCCATGCCGTCTGGGCCCATGCCGCCGCCGCCCTGGCCTTTATCGTCCAGGGGCCCGAGGGGCTCCTCCTGCCGTGGCTTTGTCTTTACCTCTACTCGGTTCTGACCGATGACTCCGCCTCCTTGACGGGGCCCCTGCTCTATGGGCCGGGCGTGGCGGTCTCCGCTCTGCTGGTCTTGGGCTACGTTTTCCTGCTGTACTCTAAGAACCCCATGATCCTGACGCTGATGGGCTATCGAACGCCGGTGTTTCTGCCGTCGCTGCCCTTGGCCCTTCCGATGCTTCTGGCGGGGACCGTGCCGTGGACGGGGATTCTGTGGCAGGCGGTCACGGAATCCTGGCCGAGGAACGGCGAGGACCTGCTGAACCCGGAGGGGCCGAGGCTCTTTCTGCTCCTCTGGGCCGGGATCTTCCTCGTGTTCGGGGTGCTTATGGGGGATGCCCTGGCCCTCGTCGCCTGTCTTCCTCCGCTGGCGGCCCTGGCCGGGGACCGCCTGGACGAGTGGGTGGAGGCGAACGAAATCCTCAGGGTTCAGAGCTCTGTGGCGCTCAATATCCTCTACATCGCCCTGTTCCTGGTGCTGGGGCTCCCGGTCCTGCTCTTCGGCCTCCCGCCCTTCCTTTCGGACGCGTGGTCCTCGATCTTGATGTGGGCGTTCTTTATGGCGCTCGTCGCCCTGGCGGGCTGGTACTATGCCCGGACAAGGCAGTTGGTCAAGCTGATGCGCAACGTCTCGGCCGTCGCCCTGATGGGGCTTCTTCCTCTGGCCGGGGCCTTCGACCTCGTGGCGGAGCGCTCCTCCCTTCATGACGAGGGGACCCTGCTTCGAGGGGAGATGCACAGAGGGGACACTCTGGTGCAGTACGCGATGAACCGTCCATCCCTGTTCTTCTACACGCTGCGGAGCTCCGAGCTCATCAACGCTCCGCTGGTTCCGGGGCTGCTGGAGCAGCCGACGGGAAGCGACACCGCGCTGCATCGTCTCTGGGGGGGCAAGGGCAGGGCCTTTTTGCTCATCGAGAGCGAGCAGACGCTCCACGCGCCCCTGCCCCAGGATGTCAACGTGATTCATGACGGGGGAAGGGTCCTGCTGCTGAGCAACCGGAAGACCCCCCTCAACGCCGGGGCCCTCCACCCCGTCTCCGCGGACGTCCCCTTCCGCTAG
- the lipA gene encoding lipoyl synthase yields the protein MTAPKTALRKPEWLKIKIQGGRPFQEVEELLRSLHLNTVCQEANCPNRMECYGKRTATFIILGRNCTRNCTFCNVSRELPDPVDPLEPAHVARAVRSLKLRHAVVTSVTRDDLPDQGAEQFAACVREIRAQCPETTIELLIPDMQGREDLLDIILAERPDVLNHNVETVPSLYHKVRPQADFERSLAVLRYAKSKGFKTKSGIMVGLGEREDEVIAVMERLREGDCDMLTVGQYLQPTAQHIAVYEYVTPETFERYRAKALELGFARVASGPFVRSSYKAEAL from the coding sequence ATGACGGCCCCAAAAACGGCCTTGCGCAAGCCCGAGTGGCTGAAGATCAAGATTCAGGGGGGACGCCCGTTTCAGGAGGTCGAGGAGCTCCTGAGGAGCCTGCACCTGAACACCGTATGTCAGGAGGCCAACTGTCCCAACCGCATGGAGTGCTACGGCAAGAGGACGGCGACCTTCATCATTCTGGGGCGGAACTGCACGCGCAACTGCACCTTCTGCAACGTCAGCCGGGAGCTTCCCGACCCCGTGGACCCGCTCGAGCCCGCGCACGTCGCCAGGGCGGTCCGTTCGCTGAAGCTCCGCCACGCCGTCGTCACCTCCGTCACGCGGGACGACCTCCCCGATCAGGGCGCGGAGCAGTTCGCCGCCTGCGTCCGGGAGATCCGGGCCCAGTGCCCGGAGACGACCATCGAGCTGCTCATCCCCGATATGCAGGGGCGCGAGGACCTTCTGGACATCATCCTGGCGGAACGGCCGGACGTCCTGAACCACAACGTGGAGACGGTGCCCTCCCTCTATCACAAGGTCCGGCCGCAGGCCGACTTCGAGCGGTCCCTCGCCGTCCTCCGCTACGCGAAGAGCAAGGGCTTCAAGACGAAGTCGGGCATCATGGTCGGGCTCGGAGAGCGGGAGGACGAGGTGATCGCCGTCATGGAACGGCTGAGGGAGGGGGACTGCGACATGCTGACCGTGGGGCAGTACCTGCAGCCGACGGCGCAGCACATCGCAGTCTACGAGTACGTCACGCCGGAGACCTTCGAGCGCTATCGCGCCAAGGCCCTGGAGCTCGGCTTCGCACGGGTGGCCTCCGGCCCCTTCGTCCGGAGCTCCTACAAGGCGGAGGCTCTGTAG
- a CDS encoding lipoate--protein ligase, giving the protein MLLIENPSTDPAYNHALEEYLLKNLQEDVFMVWQNVPTILIGRNQDALCEYDADYVREKGIRVVRRLSGGGTIYCDLKNLQYTLIAPFRDDGENPFLKFAAPVVGALRQLGIDAEFTGRNDITVEGKKVSGNAQFRYENRVLHHGTLLFDVDREAISKALRPNPVKFVNKQVRSVASRIGTLAEYVRMDVREFMEHLKGHFMNHYGIRETYALREDGLREVMRIKRERFDSPSWNLGVRHRFTHGYDVRHPFGMIGYRLDVDAGVIRHAEILGDFFGDRDVLELARRLEGNALDHAELSRGLEGIRVDDYIRGMENGALIEDLLAARTTAA; this is encoded by the coding sequence TTGCTGCTGATAGAAAATCCGTCCACCGACCCCGCGTACAACCACGCGCTCGAGGAGTATCTGCTGAAGAACCTTCAGGAGGACGTCTTCATGGTCTGGCAGAACGTGCCGACGATCCTCATCGGCCGGAACCAGGACGCCCTCTGCGAGTACGACGCCGATTACGTCCGGGAGAAGGGCATCCGCGTGGTGCGCCGGCTCTCGGGCGGCGGGACCATTTACTGCGACCTCAAGAATCTGCAGTACACCCTCATCGCCCCCTTCCGGGACGATGGGGAGAACCCGTTCCTGAAGTTCGCCGCACCGGTCGTCGGCGCCCTGAGGCAGCTCGGGATCGACGCGGAGTTCACGGGCCGAAACGACATCACCGTAGAGGGCAAAAAGGTCTCCGGCAACGCCCAGTTCCGGTACGAGAACCGGGTGCTGCACCACGGGACGCTCCTGTTCGACGTGGACAGGGAGGCCATCTCCAAGGCGCTGCGGCCCAACCCGGTCAAGTTCGTGAACAAGCAGGTCCGGTCCGTCGCCAGCCGGATCGGGACGCTTGCCGAATACGTGCGCATGGACGTTCGGGAGTTCATGGAGCACCTTAAGGGACACTTCATGAATCACTACGGCATCCGGGAGACCTACGCCCTCCGCGAGGACGGGCTGCGGGAGGTGATGCGGATCAAGCGGGAACGCTTCGACTCCCCCTCCTGGAACCTGGGGGTCCGGCATCGATTCACCCACGGCTACGACGTCCGCCACCCCTTCGGCATGATCGGCTACCGTCTCGACGTCGACGCGGGGGTCATCCGGCACGCGGAGATCCTGGGGGACTTCTTCGGGGATCGGGACGTCCTCGAGCTCGCGAGGCGCCTGGAGGGAAACGCACTGGACCATGCGGAGCTCTCCCGGGGACTTGAGGGCATTCGTGTCGACGACTACATCCGCGGCATGGAGAACGGCGCCCTGATCGAGGACCTTCTGGCCGCCCGCACCACGGCCGCGTAA
- a CDS encoding transposase, producing MQIITQTAAALNETSSITESFFSAFKLGSLLKKSGAYKTKGIPVLGIFRQLFELAFIHKKLFEALRAGGAVFAAKDTFYRFLNSLEAELQSLPVRLVFVRNRRKRKEYLVLLPTDRSLSEEEVVRLYGKRWSIEVFFKTCKSLLRPTRKCQSISYDAMSAWISMVFARYVMLAYLNRLDADERTAGELFYSVCDELADITLLEAFELLNKGLGGVCVGEAVPVGRGPECNARSLPGLPSGPIEK from the coding sequence ATGCAAATCATAACACAAACCGCTGCTGCCTTAAACGAAACCTCTTCCATAACGGAGTCCTTCTTCAGCGCCTTCAAACTTGGCTCCCTTCTGAAGAAAAGCGGAGCCTACAAGACAAAAGGCATTCCGGTGCTCGGAATTTTTCGCCAACTCTTCGAGCTGGCCTTCATTCACAAAAAACTGTTCGAAGCCCTCCGTGCAGGAGGCGCCGTCTTTGCTGCAAAAGACACCTTCTATCGGTTCCTCAACTCGCTCGAGGCGGAGCTTCAGTCGCTTCCCGTACGCCTCGTTTTTGTCCGTAACCGAAGGAAGCGGAAGGAGTATCTGGTTCTGCTCCCCACGGATCGTTCTCTTTCGGAGGAGGAGGTCGTTCGTCTTTACGGCAAACGTTGGAGTATCGAAGTGTTTTTCAAAACCTGCAAGTCGTTGCTGCGCCCGACAAGGAAATGCCAGTCCATCAGTTATGACGCGATGAGCGCGTGGATATCCATGGTGTTCGCGCGTTACGTGATGCTGGCGTACCTGAATCGACTCGATGCGGACGAGCGAACGGCGGGAGAGCTGTTTTACAGCGTCTGTGACGAACTTGCGGACATCACGTTGCTGGAAGCCTTTGAGCTTCTGAATAAGGGGCTGGGTGGCGTATGTGTCGGAGAAGCTGTGCCTGTCGGAAGAGGACCTGAGTGCAATGCTCGAAGTCTTCCCGGCCTCCCTTCCGGCCCCATTGAGAAATAA
- a CDS encoding Fic family protein, protein MEDLFAQKVSLGFTWHIAPEKTRTLHPLADRQDALYAFVREIPSYVASTLRTFENIKTSDLDAKIIIEYGRGVADMPTMAIRTVENYGQASRYLFERLKNQESSTFALDLDLIGRLHGILARDEVRHPGQLRQMPVRIEESSYIPPPPAQIRGIMEQGLDFLNKGALSVPERAFATFLFISRTQPFENANKRTAALCMNAILMSYGYPAVVIEGPTREFLHSMANFYETAAADTVMNELFDMAVRQHHLYLNSSE, encoded by the coding sequence ATGGAAGACCTATTTGCTCAGAAGGTTTCCTTGGGATTCACCTGGCATATCGCGCCCGAAAAGACGAGGACTCTGCATCCACTTGCGGACCGTCAGGACGCTCTTTATGCTTTCGTTCGGGAAATCCCGTCCTATGTTGCATCAACGCTGCGGACGTTTGAGAACATCAAGACCTCCGATCTCGATGCCAAAATCATCATCGAGTATGGGCGTGGTGTTGCAGATATGCCGACGATGGCCATTCGCACGGTTGAAAATTATGGGCAAGCATCACGTTATCTGTTTGAACGACTGAAAAACCAGGAATCCTCAACCTTTGCACTCGACCTCGATTTGATCGGCAGACTGCACGGAATCTTGGCTCGAGACGAAGTACGACACCCTGGCCAACTGCGCCAAATGCCCGTTCGCATAGAGGAGAGCAGCTACATTCCTCCACCTCCCGCTCAAATCCGCGGGATCATGGAACAGGGGCTTGATTTTCTCAACAAAGGGGCTCTGTCTGTCCCAGAGCGCGCATTTGCGACATTTCTTTTTATATCCCGAACTCAGCCGTTCGAGAATGCGAACAAGAGAACTGCAGCACTGTGCATGAATGCCATTCTGATGTCGTATGGATATCCGGCGGTCGTCATTGAGGGACCGACGCGTGAGTTTTTGCATTCTATGGCGAACTTCTATGAAACGGCGGCAGCCGACACGGTAATGAACGAGCTATTTGACATGGCTGTTCGGCAACACCACCTTTATCTCAATTCCTCGGAGTAA